One Maribacter sp. HTCC2170 genomic window, GGCTCCAGCGGTCAGTCCGGCTAAGCCTCCCCCGATAACTATGGTGTTGTATTTCATTTTCTTGTGTTTTGAGTGGTTGTTGTTGTATTCTTGTTGCTCAGTTTGCTGATATTCCCGCGGTATAAACTGCGGGAATATCCCAAGCTTCTTTTATTTTGCCATCAATAATTCGCCAAACCACAACAGCATCAATTTTCAATTGCTGTCCATTTAAAATCATGTTGTCTTCTACATGGGTAACCACCAATTCGTTACCCATTGGCGTAATGGATAGGGGAGTAACTTTAAATGTTCCTTTACTTTTGCCTGCCAATTTTCCAAAAAAGTCGACGAAGCCTTGCCTGCCGAGGTAATCACCTTGCATGTCTGGCAACATGGGATTATAATAATGGAAAATGGCATCTTCGGCTATTATAACGATGGAGCCAGAAATATTCGCGGGGTTGAATTGTTGTAAGACGGCTATATTGGGGTGTATAGTCTGCATCGTATCCATAATGAAAAGTTTATGAGTTCGATGCAAAGGTCAAACGTAACGATTTGATACGCAATGACCTAGGTCACTTGGTTGAATTAAGGATGAAATAATTTGATTCCGAAAACATTAACAGAAATGCAACAATACCAAATGCGAAGTATTGGTTGAAAATAATGCTATTCCCAATACAACATGTCTACATTAACCCCACGTTGGGGCCATTCCACACTAGAAATATACCATTGCCCATCTTCATCTTGGAAAATCTCCGGAGCATGTGATTTTAAGGTGGTTACGCGTTTCTCAAAATCGGTCCCAAAAGTCAATGGGTTATCGGATTGTAACACATAGGTATTGTTTTGGTAAGCACCCACAATTTCCTTTTGATCCCAAACCCAATCCCAGGAGCAAACAAACAGGTAAAAAGTATTGTTATGAAATATAAGCGAGGGTGACTCAGGGTCAAAGGTTTCCGTTCTAAAAATAGTTTTAGGTTCGCTCCAATTTACAAAGTCGGTCGAGGTACGTAACTCTACAGCTTTGGTAGCACAGTAGACCATATAATAGGTGCCATCGTGTAATAATAGATTTGGATCACGGGCATCACCGAATAATTTGGTATCATCTTCACCTTCTTTGTTTTCATCAAACAGGTTGCCTTTGGTTTCCCAAATCATTAAATCTGGAGATACTGCCAAACGAATGGGACTATGTCCATACACCATTTGATACAGTCCGTCTTTTTTTATGATATATGGCGCATGATTGGCCAATACCTCACCAGGCCGTTCACTAGGCGGTAGTATTTTGGGTAAATCGGTAAAGTGTTGTTCTTTGAGCGCATCCTTGAAATTGGTCGCCGTTGAAACTGCATGAAAAGAGGCAAATTCCCCATCATGAATACCGTCTTGTAATGGATCAGATTCGACCAAGGGGTGCGTGATGCCAATAATATGCCATTTGCCTTCGTCATCTTTTACTAAGGTATGATCATTAGGTACCCATTCGTCGTACCATTTACCTTCTTCCAAGTATTTGGTATCTGGACCAAAGAATTTGTCACCAGTAGCCTTGTAAACACGTACAAATTCATTGTCCTGTCTGGGAACGAGTATCTTTTTGGGTTCCTGCTCTGCGTTTTTTTTCGGTTCGGTGGTTTTATTCTTACACTGAATGGATAATAGTGCTAGAACTAGAAATAAAAAGACTTTAGTTTTCATAGGATGCTCGGTTAATATAGTGGTCTAGATATTTTTTTGATTATTGGATTAGTTCAATTCACTTAGATCTTTTAACAATAGTTGTTTTGATATGGCATTCAAGGCTTCAAAGTCACCCTCAAAATGATAGGTGGCATGAGTATGTTCGATAAATTCATTCGGTTGCAACTCTCTGGTACTCGAAGAGGACTCAAGTTCGTAGAACGGACCCAATTGTTGTCCGTTGTCCAACGGACCATCGTTATAGGAGTTTACCACATCACCGGCATAGGGTTTTTCTTGATGGCTCCACATTGAATTTACATAGGTCGTGTCTCCATGAAAAGAATAGTGTACCACGGTGAGTATTTGCTTTTTGGCATCGTAACTGCCAATAAAAGGTAGAATGTT contains:
- a CDS encoding family 43 glycosylhydrolase yields the protein MKTKVFLFLVLALLSIQCKNKTTEPKKNAEQEPKKILVPRQDNEFVRVYKATGDKFFGPDTKYLEEGKWYDEWVPNDHTLVKDDEGKWHIIGITHPLVESDPLQDGIHDGEFASFHAVSTATNFKDALKEQHFTDLPKILPPSERPGEVLANHAPYIIKKDGLYQMVYGHSPIRLAVSPDLMIWETKGNLFDENKEGEDDTKLFGDARDPNLLLHDGTYYMVYCATKAVELRTSTDFVNWSEPKTIFRTETFDPESPSLIFHNNTFYLFVCSWDWVWDQKEIVGAYQNNTYVLQSDNPLTFGTDFEKRVTTLKSHAPEIFQDEDGQWYISSVEWPQRGVNVDMLYWE
- a CDS encoding nuclear transport factor 2 family protein: MDTMQTIHPNIAVLQQFNPANISGSIVIIAEDAIFHYYNPMLPDMQGDYLGRQGFVDFFGKLAGKSKGTFKVTPLSITPMGNELVVTHVEDNMILNGQQLKIDAVVVWRIIDGKIKEAWDIPAVYTAGISAN